One segment of Triticum aestivum cultivar Chinese Spring chromosome 2A, IWGSC CS RefSeq v2.1, whole genome shotgun sequence DNA contains the following:
- the LOC123187496 gene encoding peroxidase 2 isoform X1: MAHSSLSTVLLLCLAMAASAQLSPTFYQTSCPNALSTIKAAVTAAVNKENRMGASLLRLHFHDCFVQGCDASVLLSSMEQNAFPNVMSLRGFEVIDSIKAKLETMCKQTVSCADILTVAARDSVVALGGPSWTVPLGRRDSTNANEAAANSDLPPPFFDLVNLTQSFGDKGFTVTDMVALSGAHTIGQA, encoded by the exons ATGGCCCATTCGTCTCTATCAACCGTGTTGCTCTTGTGCCTGGCCATGGCGGCGTCGGCGCAGTTGTCGCCGACGTTCTACCAAACGTCGTGCCCGAACGCTCTGTCCACTATCAAGGCCGCCGTGACGGCTGCCGTCAACAAGGAGAACCGCATGGGCGCGTCGCTGCTCCGGCTgcacttccacgactgcttcgtccaA GGTTGTGACGCGTCTGTTCTGCTGTCTAGCATGGAACAAAACGCTTTCCCGAACGTGATGTCGCTGCGAGGCTTCGAAGTCATCGACAGCATCAAGGCGAAGCTCGAGACCATGTGCAAGCAGaccgtctcctgcgccgacatcctCACCGTCGCTGCCCGCGACTCTGTCGTCGCC TTAGGAGGGCCTTCGTGGACGGTTCCTCTTGGAAGGAGGGACTCCACCAATGCAAACGAAGCCGCGGCGAACTCCGACCTACCTCCCCCATTCTTTGACCTCGTTAACCTCACCCAATCCTTCGGCGACAAAGGCTTCACCGTGACCGACATGGTCGCCCTCTCGGGCGCTCACACCATCGGGCAGGCGTAG
- the LOC123187496 gene encoding peroxidase 1 isoform X2 — MAHSSLSTVLLLCLAMAASAQLSPTFYQTSCPNALSTIKAAVTAAVNKENRMGASLLRLHFHDCFVQGCDASVLLSSMEQNAFPNVMSLRGFEVIDSIKAKLETMCKQTVSCADILTVAARDSVVAVRPPT, encoded by the exons ATGGCCCATTCGTCTCTATCAACCGTGTTGCTCTTGTGCCTGGCCATGGCGGCGTCGGCGCAGTTGTCGCCGACGTTCTACCAAACGTCGTGCCCGAACGCTCTGTCCACTATCAAGGCCGCCGTGACGGCTGCCGTCAACAAGGAGAACCGCATGGGCGCGTCGCTGCTCCGGCTgcacttccacgactgcttcgtccaA GGTTGTGACGCGTCTGTTCTGCTGTCTAGCATGGAACAAAACGCTTTCCCGAACGTGATGTCGCTGCGAGGCTTCGAAGTCATCGACAGCATCAAGGCGAAGCTCGAGACCATGTGCAAGCAGaccgtctcctgcgccgacatcctCACCGTCGCTGCCCGCGACTCTGTCGTCGCCGTAAGACCTCCAAC TTAG